The proteins below come from a single Pichia kudriavzevii chromosome 2, complete sequence genomic window:
- a CDS encoding uncharacterized protein (PKUD0B03090; similar to Saccharomyces cerevisiae YAR002W (NUP60); ancestral locus Anc_4.125) — protein MPRYNYSFGGERPDSPFKKTVKQGISPYYVPSKSNSQSQSQPEGLFTRIKAFFQNKLKQQQKPKRNTKQPTAFENVSIGNIDLSMNSNMSFTSKNPNDTLSEFFQKKGDTPLNEIEIEGVMSLIRKSQSNLPSRNGSMINHSLFTNNSQMGSKVGGLASFNDANNSTILRAPSADLKKPVTIKTPTYKSKLVQSNTNTSLNRSFNLNGIRKRRIVSYTSPLNKVETKSISPLCAFLEKKKTLSKKKNDSKDYKGGIIDLSKFSDDDDDDDDAHGEGFIGDEAGKNIGVSRKGTTEEISKSSISKTASKVLDILDGEQNVIITINDELKENNHDDKQIVHDKTQLLSESKTNNKKDKNQTVLESRSDKKSSATPVFPFKPMRELPLFKDDAESAKTEIHKEGTKEYEPYFASTSSSTKSKLLQTKQIPEVPVTTSEKVDNSRVEPSTMKSQIRVPNVHEENENLDLSVTKPSFDFSIPKSDASKSPFSFSFSGDTISNSLSSEKTQNVQLEKKPAESGDIEVIDSFVFPEIPNKEPTKVASKLPPSQHTCDFIFPVVSSVDPSLLTKIMNASNEYDEVFTF, from the coding sequence ATGCCTAGATATAACTATTCATTTGGAGGGGAAAGGCCGGACTCGCCTTTTAAAAAGACCGTAAAACAGGGAATTTCACCTTATTATGTACCTTCGAAATCAAATTCCCAATCCCAGTCCCAACCAGAGGGTTTATTTACTAGAATCAAAgcattttttcaaaacaagctaaaacaacagcaaaaaCCTAAAAGAAATACGAAACAGCCTACTGCTTTTGAGAATGTCAGCATTGGAAATATTGATCTTTCAATGAACTCAAATATGTCATTCACATCTaaaaatccaaatgatACATTGTCTgagttttttcaaaagaaggGCGACACTCCTTTGAATGAAATAGAAATAGAAGGTGTGATGAGCTTAATTCGCAAATCGCAATCCAACTTGCCAAGTCGAAACGGCAGTATGATAAATCACAGTTTATTTACAAATAATTCTCAAATGGGCTCTAAAGTCGGTGGCCTAGCTTCATTCAACGATGCTAATAATTCAACTATTCTAAGAGCTCCTTCAGcagatttgaagaaaccTGTTACTATAAAAACACCAACTTACAAGTCCAAATTGGTACAAAGCAACACAAACACTTCATTGAACAGAAGTTTTAACCTAAATGGTATCAGGAAACGTCGGATTGTTAGCTATACAAGTCCTTTGAACAAAGTTGAAACcaaatcaatttctcctCTGTGTGCATTtttagagaagaaaaaaacactttcaaagaagaaaaatgattCAAAGGATTATAAGGGTGGGATTATcgatttatcaaaattcagtgatgatgatgatgatgatgatgatgctCATGGCGAAGGTTTTATTGGTGATGAAgctggaaaaaatataggtGTTTCCAGGAAAGGAACAACAGaggaaatttcaaaatcaagtaTATCGAAGACAGCGTCCAAAGTACTTGATATATTAGATGGCGAACAGAATGTGATTATAACTATCAACGATGaactaaaagaaaacaatcaCGACGATAAACAAATAGTACACGATAAAACACAGTTATTGAGTGAATCTAAGACgaataacaaaaaagacaaaaatcaaacagtACTTGAATCCAGGTCTgataaaaaatcatcagCAACTCCCGTTTTTCCCTTCAAGCCTATGAGGGAACTTCCTTTATTTAAGGATGATGCCGAGTCTGCAAAAACGGAAATTCATAAGGAAGGTACAAAAGAATATGAACCATATTTTGCATCCACCTCGAGTTCTACAAAATCTAAACTATTACAAACGAAACAGATCCCTGAAGTCCCTGTCACGACATCAGAGAAAGTGGACAATTCAAGAGTAGAACCAAGTACAATGAAATCTCAAATACGGGTTCCTAATGTTCACGAAGAAAACGAAAATCTTGATTTATCTGTCACCAAACcctcttttgattttagtaTTCCTAAGAGTGATGCATCTAAATCaccattttccttttccttttccgGAGATACCATTTCCAATTCATTATCCTCTGAAAAGACTCAGAATGTTcaacttgaaaagaaaCCTGCAGAATCAGGTGATATCGAAGTTATCGATTCTTTTGTATTCCCtgaaattccaaacaaGGAGCCTACTAAAGTGGCCTCGAAATTACCACCTTCACAACATACAtgtgatttcattttcccTGTAGTATCTTCAGTGGATCCATCTTTGTTAACCAAAATTATGAATGCATCCAATGAGTATGATGAAGTATTCACTTTCTGA
- a CDS encoding uncharacterized protein (PKUD0B03100; similar to Saccharomyces cerevisiae YNL040W) encodes MEMTMPVRTLIGALACQKDSYLKQLTTVVVSCSPLKEEAPKKAGKKLSVTDSKEKRSLYEIELEDTILFPEGGGQPSDLGLIKVEDTKVRVLDVQRKGLYAVHITEEPIESGTSVSLEVDWKRRLDHMQQHTGQHLLSAILDKYDLPTLSWNMGEMVNYIEVPRKITPEEIVEVTEKVNHEIFNNTPINVDTPKSESEGVNSEKGVMRVVKIGDIDNNPCCGTHLAQVGQVKMVVILGQMNGKNGTSKLNFLCGDRVYKYTSQLYDINKRLMNIFSSNMEELPEKAEMVIKEGKKSRARERNLSKEIAIQFANRIIEAFQDKQSPKSVHYVYREEGDLEFINKINAELKIILSEHPDKSIVLISGDGAIIVVGPAMDSIVQELRKRLPTLRGGGKNGRFQGKVASYKEHEMQAVIEYLKEL; translated from the coding sequence ATGGAAATGACTATGCCCGTTCGTACCCTGATTGGAGCACTTGCTTGTCAGAAAGATTCGTACTTGAAGCAGCTAACAACTGTCGTTGTGTCTTGTTCACCGTTAAAGGAGGAAGCACCAAAAAAGGCAGGCAAGAAGTTGTCAGTCACTGAtagtaaagaaaaaaggtCTCTTTATGAGATAGAGTTGGAAGATACTATACTATTTCCCGAAGGCGGAGGACAACCCAGTGATTTAGGGCTTATAAAGGTTGAGGATACCAAAGTTCGAGTTTTGGatgttcaaagaaaaggttTGTATGCAGTCCATATTACTGAAGAGCCAATTGAAAGTGGAACATCTGTATCTCTCGAAGTTGATTGGAAGAGAAGACTAGACCACATGCAACAGCATACCGGACAACATCTACTATCAGCAATCTTAGATAAGTATGATTTACCGACTTTATCATGGAACATGGGTGAAATGGTCAATTATATCGAGGTCCCTCGCAAAATCACACCAGAGGAAATCGTGGAGGTCACCGAGAAGGTAAACCACGAGATATTTAACAATACTCCTATCAACGTCGACACTCCAAAGAGTGAGAGTGAAGGAGTTAATTCTGAGAAGGGGGTGATGCGGGTAGTGAAGATTGGAGATATCGATAACAATCCATGTTGTGGTACCCATTTGGCCCAAGTTGGACAAGTAAAAATGGTTGTTATACTCGGACAAATGAATGGGAAAAATGGAACTTCCAAGCTCAACTTCTTATGTGGTGACAGGGTTTACAAATACACGTCTCAGCTGTACGACATCAATAAGAGATTGATGAACATCTTCAGTAGTAACATGGAAGAATTGCCAGAGAAGGCGGAAATGGTCATCAAGGAGGGGAAGAAAAGCCGTGCTAGAGAACGGAATCTAAGTAAAGAGATTGCCATCCAATTTGCGAATAGAATCATTGAGGCATTTCAAGATAAGCAATCTCCGAAATCTGTTCACTACGTCTATAGAGAGGAGGGAGACTTGGAATTTATAAATAAGATAAACGCCGAGTTGAAAATCATCCTATCTGAACATCCAGATAAGTCGATCGTACTTATCTCCGGAGACGGGGCTATTATTGTCGTTGGACCTGCCATGGACTCTATCGTGCAAGAACTGAGAAAAAGGCTACCTACGCTTCGTGGAGGAGGGAAGAACGGTCGTTTCCAGGGTAAGGTTGCGTCATACAAAGAACACGAAATGCAAGCTGTAATTGAATATCTGAAAGAGCTCTAG